GTTTGTTGTGACTTTTCTTTTTGCTGTGCTTAATTAAAGGCATGCTGCACCGTTGGGAAGATAGCCAGAAATACCTCTCCGATAATCCTCACCTAGTATGTGAAGAAACTGCCAACTACCTGGTCATCATGTGTATTGACCTTGAGGTTGACGAGGTAAAACCAAGAGTGGTATTGACTCGTCTAGTGATAGACCTATACATTGGCCGGCCGATATTATCGgacgatttttgcgttttttacatGTATCGGCATCATCCGatcgcattatttacagagagcaaaaatattttttacttgttgttattctacctcacctttgttaatttcagtaaatgttccttttttaaaaaattgagacttgcaccatttgttatcatcattgtgtaattgttatgttgtaaattgagggagcaaaaataGCATCGGCttaagaaaatcggcagtccgtatcagTCATCGGCTAATGccgatggagaaaaaaaatcggTAACTGCATCATCCCTAAcaaatccatatcggtctatccctaGACTTGTGTTTGTTCATCATCTTTTACTCATAGGTCGTCTTTATAAAACAAAactattattctattatttttacAGAAACATGCATTGATGGAGCAAGTGGCTCACCAGACAATCGTAATGCAGTTCATTCTCGAGTTGGCAAAAAGTCTCAAAGTGGACCCACGAGGCTGCTTTCGCCAGTTTTTTGCCAAGATCAAGGTAActattaactttatttttaatgaagcATTAATCTAAAATCAGTTAATTCAAAAGGTGAAGAATCAACTAATTAAAAGAAAGATTACATTCCCCACATGATAGTTTTTCTCTAACACTTGGCACGTGTCTTCAGACTGCAGATCAACAGTACCAGGATGCTTTCAATGACGAGCTGGAGTCGTTTAAGGAGCGTGTTCGGGGCAGAGCAAAGATCCGCAttgaaaaggcattaaaagagTATGAGGCGGAAGAGCAGCAAAAGCGACTGGGACCAGGAGGTTTGGATCCTGTTGAAGTGTACGAAACACTGCCAGAGGTGAGTACCAGAGATTGTCTTGGTACGACTATTGTCAGAGAATTAGTTTCGACATTGCaattatcacaattatttttgcattatttaatttcacacgacctgtaaacactcttataggtttttaaatatttgtatttagttCCATCCTTGGATGCTCTTATAACAAAAGTACATTTTAGTTCTAGTTaaatttgtggaagaagaagtttattaacagttaaaaaaaacatggctgtgtagttgcagcatgttaataataataatgcatcgattttatatagcgctttatcatagacactcaaagtcactttacagaattaaggcattactctttcactccacacttagtggtggtaagcaactattgtagccacagctgccctggggcagactgacggaagcgaggctgccatagtgcgccatcggcccctccgaccaccaccaacactcactcacacactgcattcatactaggcaatgtaggtgaagtgccttgccgaaggacacaatgacagataccactggggtgactgccaccccactgtggcacctggaattctctgTGTGCATGTTGTTCCGTTTGCACTATTTGCACTTTGTATTGACAGAGtagaactttgatttagttttgcacataatattgtttgcacttgaaaaaaagaaagacatatataattttatttatttcattttaacttttatgaattttagttttagtttcaatttgtggaagtAGTTAATTAAAAGCTCATGCTTACATCATGCATGTAAAgagttataataaaacatttcaaaatgcatgtgcaactcggttaaataaaagtctgttggtcCAATCATATATTCTGTCTTtgtagttttcttaaaatctcATCTCGTTTTTGTCAACCaattatcttttaaaaaaaaacataaaatgaatgtttgtttttttttttaatctcaaatccTGCCATATGGTCCTTtaacagattttggcacaattATAATCAAATATCAGCTTTAGGCCTTGGAAGATTCCATGAAAGGTTTGAGGGGATCTGGAACAatgtactgattctggatcagtttaaaaataaaatactatctATTCTCATTTGtgaaatttcacaaaaaaaaaaaaaaaaaatcatatcactgTTCATATCTGACCAATCTTATAGCTGACTCAGTTAGTtgagttggttcctcaattaacTCACCAAGTTTCATATGGATTAGCTCCAGATTACGTAATTCatcatgattttaaaaaaataaataaaaatgtgggtTGACCTACTTGGACCTGCTGTATCAttatggggatagaaatgtcttctaagcctttaaaatgtgaatgattccatgatcaggatcagtaattcagataactgccaatatctggcaaagaggatgttttgcgcttggtggaggtttgcattAGTTATTAAAATTCTttgactttgtaaaaaaaaaaaccttgcatTCTATGCTTGTAATTGCAGGAGATGCAGAAATGCtttgatgaaaaaaacattcaaatgctGCAAGAAGTCATCAGCAAAATGGATCCTAcggtatgttttattttttaaggtatcatttttgtttatttgaatttaattgcAGCATGAATATTGTTACTAAAGATGAGAGATATGAAGTTATTAAGTGTTGTTATTTATTCTTGATTTAGGAAGCAAAGACTCACATGAAAAGGTGCATAGACTCAGGTCTCTGGGTCCCCAATTCCAAGGCTGAGGATGGGGAAGAAAAAGAAGACGAAGCTACCTATGAGGAGGTGAAACCGGATCAGGAAGAGGCCAAGAAGGAAGACGTCAATTGACCCAattatttgttggtttttgcaaATGTGCTAAGTGGCTGTATCGCACGTTTTAATGTGTATCACTAGATTGCCAATCAATGATGAATTTTTCCAAACTATATAGCTGATACCTAAAGGTTTAGCACTCACCCTGCTACAGAGCTGCTGCTGTCGCTTCAATATTTCCTGCTTGGAAAAAGACCACTGCTTTTATGTAGGTCAGTGTGAGTATGGGGTATAGCTTTTGTCAACTTGTGTTCTCCTTTTAGATTTGTTTGGtattaacatgtttatttcCCATGCAAAACGTTTTTACAAATTCAACCAAAGGGTTTGCATTGTGTCTGTAAGGCTGAAATAAATGAAGCTTCTACCACATTGTGCTTCACGTGTCACCGAGGGGGGAAACTGGTGGTAATGTTCGTGTTTTTGGTACAACCCAATGTACTATACAGCGCAACAAACAGTAATAAACGCAAATACAGTTCCTTTATTTGTCTCATTGCTGGTTTTTGTCTTACTGCATGGGAGGAAGTTGATGTCACTCTGCTCAGCTTTTTTCATGTAAAGATGATTAAGTTTCTTATTCTCACTGAAGGTCATTGTAATTAAGAAACAAACCTTGACATTGCCTGTACTTgcacttgtgtatttttacacgAGTGAGTAATCATTTCCATGACATCAGAGCAGATATTTGAAAGAATAATCAGATCATGGAGCTCACATAAACCAGAATCTGTAGTTGtggctttaatttaatttattctgttaaaataaatgataatagtCACACAATCCCTTACACAGTCACTGACttcaaacaaaacatattttaaagctATTCACCGCTTTGTATAAAcaacttttgtgttttattttgtaatgtgttcaTTCAAACTGGgacaataaattataataaagtATGTCATTAAATATACCAGACCACATGCATTGGATCAAACCTGGTTCCCCTGCATCCCCCATGCTTTCACAAAGCCAAGTGAATTATTATACCTCAAGGTAAGTTTTCCTAAATCTTAAACCTCACACTGAAACATGATTACACAATGGGGCTTTCTTTATGTAGGTGGAGCATAGCTGACTCAACATATTAGGTAGAGGAAAATAGGTCATGCACAACTTTACTGACAGCAGTTTGGTTCTATTTCCCACACTTCCTAATGTGGGAAATCACAACACACACCCCACCCCGACAATAAGTTGTGCAACAGGATATATCAATGATGGCACTTTAAATAAGAATACAATATCTTATTTATGATATTAcaaattttgagtattttt
The Gouania willdenowi chromosome 8, fGouWil2.1, whole genome shotgun sequence genome window above contains:
- the LOC114468347 gene encoding hsp90 co-chaperone Cdc37, with the translated sequence MSRIDYSVWDHIEVSDDEDDTHPNIDTPSLFRWRHQARVDRMDEFQKKGEDINKALCECRRKLAEAQKKVQELTISASGDGKAELSKAQAEEKKLKKEEREWERKMDEHNREEKKMPWNVDTLSKEGFSKSVVNIKPDASEETEEEKEQKHKTFVEKYEKQIKHFGMLHRWEDSQKYLSDNPHLVCEETANYLVIMCIDLEVDEKHALMEQVAHQTIVMQFILELAKSLKVDPRGCFRQFFAKIKTADQQYQDAFNDELESFKERVRGRAKIRIEKALKEYEAEEQQKRLGPGGLDPVEVYETLPEEMQKCFDEKNIQMLQEVISKMDPTEAKTHMKRCIDSGLWVPNSKAEDGEEKEDEATYEEVKPDQEEAKKEDVN